In Lacibacter sp. H375, one DNA window encodes the following:
- a CDS encoding tetratricopeptide repeat protein gives MKLKLLLLALPAFVTALLAVQFTDRYQTAKEIAKLKKYKLENSIRCSPDWDALKDVLDEVDIPPIPGAGSYKWKITTANDSAQFYFNQGINMYYGFHIIEAMASFKKAEKFDPNAAMIHWAKALAYGPNINDLGYAASPDALTAIQKATELSGSCTAVEKGLILAQSIRYSADSTQTREHLNQLYADKMKALYDQYSSNADVSALYADALMLQHPWDLWFSNGKPKEWTPRIRTVLEKLLAATPLHPGANHYYIHVMEPSPYASLATASADRLGSLTPALSHMVHMPSHIYLRTGNYSKGAAVNEDAVKSYKNVLQLFAPAAGADFLYVIHNLHMQTNHAIMSGNSKYAIESAKQTAASIPTDYLLMEGALGNYLQYIYYTNILVDVRYARWDALLAMTQPPAKQVYSNVLYHFGKGMAYAHQQKLTDAKKEYSYLSDLLKDSTLSLPFAPFSPSIDGATVAANLLAGTIALAQKNNKAAIEHFSKAVATEEQMVYNEPRDWLLNPKHYLGNAYLQQKDWKKAEVVLLSDLKNNNNNIWAMTGLHLAYLQQAKLKEIAALQPQLKSAIANADIKINAPVL, from the coding sequence ATGAAACTCAAGCTGCTTTTACTTGCATTACCTGCTTTTGTTACTGCATTACTCGCTGTGCAGTTTACTGATCGCTATCAAACTGCAAAAGAAATAGCAAAGCTGAAAAAATATAAACTGGAGAACAGCATTCGTTGCAGCCCCGATTGGGATGCATTAAAAGATGTATTGGATGAAGTGGATATTCCACCAATCCCCGGTGCCGGTTCTTACAAATGGAAGATCACGACTGCAAACGATAGTGCACAGTTTTATTTCAACCAGGGAATAAATATGTATTATGGTTTTCACATTATTGAAGCCATGGCATCGTTTAAAAAAGCAGAGAAGTTCGATCCAAATGCAGCCATGATCCATTGGGCAAAAGCGCTTGCATACGGACCCAACATTAATGATCTTGGCTATGCTGCTTCACCCGATGCTCTGACTGCTATTCAAAAAGCAACAGAACTTTCCGGCAGTTGTACTGCAGTTGAAAAAGGATTGATCCTTGCACAATCAATTCGTTATTCAGCCGACAGCACGCAAACAAGAGAACATCTCAATCAATTATATGCAGATAAGATGAAAGCGTTGTATGATCAATATTCGTCAAATGCAGATGTATCAGCATTATATGCCGATGCTTTGATGCTCCAACATCCCTGGGATCTTTGGTTCAGCAATGGCAAGCCAAAAGAATGGACACCACGTATACGAACTGTACTTGAAAAATTATTAGCTGCTACCCCGCTTCATCCCGGTGCCAATCATTACTATATACATGTGATGGAACCCTCGCCATACGCATCACTTGCTACAGCAAGTGCCGACAGGTTGGGAAGTCTTACACCGGCATTATCACATATGGTACACATGCCCTCGCATATTTATTTACGCACGGGCAATTACAGTAAAGGAGCTGCGGTGAATGAAGATGCAGTAAAGAGTTATAAAAATGTATTACAACTGTTTGCTCCGGCGGCGGGCGCTGACTTTTTGTATGTGATCCACAACCTGCACATGCAAACCAATCATGCCATCATGAGTGGTAATAGTAAGTACGCCATCGAAAGTGCAAAGCAAACTGCTGCCAGCATACCAACCGATTATTTATTGATGGAAGGAGCGCTCGGTAATTACCTTCAATACATTTATTACACAAATATTTTAGTTGATGTTCGCTATGCACGTTGGGATGCTTTATTAGCAATGACACAACCACCGGCAAAACAGGTTTACTCAAATGTGCTGTATCATTTTGGAAAAGGAATGGCCTATGCCCATCAGCAAAAACTAACCGATGCAAAGAAAGAATACAGTTATTTAAGCGATCTCTTAAAAGACAGTACACTTTCATTACCATTTGCACCCTTCTCGCCTTCCATTGATGGTGCTACTGTTGCGGCCAATTTACTTGCCGGCACAATTGCACTTGCACAAAAGAATAATAAAGCTGCCATTGAACACTTCAGCAAAGCAGTTGCAACAGAAGAACAAATGGTGTACAATGAACCAAGAGATTGGTTACTTAATCCAAAGCATTATTTAGGTAACGCTTACCTGCAACAGAAAGATTGGAAAAAAGCAGAGGTAGTTTTGCTTAGCGATCTGAAGAATAACAACAATAATATCTGGGCTATGACGGGTTTACACCTGGCTTATCTTCAACAGGCAAAACTAAAAGAAATAGCTGCATTACAGCCGCAACTGAAATCAGCCATTGCCAATGCCGATATAAAAATTAATGCGCCTGTGCTTTAG
- a CDS encoding hotdog fold thioesterase — MDAIWFNKVFSVEELSSLGERTMAETLDIRFIETGKDFIKATMPVDHRTHQPYGLLHGGASCVLAETLGSIASAHVIDPEKFICVGIEINANHIRSVRSGLVTGITTPIHIGASTHVWDIKIYDEREKLVCVSRLTVAILKKV; from the coding sequence ATGGATGCTATCTGGTTTAATAAGGTGTTTTCTGTTGAGGAGTTATCATCATTAGGTGAACGAACAATGGCTGAAACACTTGACATCAGATTTATTGAAACCGGTAAGGATTTCATTAAAGCAACCATGCCTGTTGATCATCGTACACACCAACCTTATGGTTTGCTGCATGGCGGTGCCAGTTGCGTATTAGCTGAAACATTGGGTAGCATTGCAAGTGCCCACGTAATTGATCCTGAAAAATTTATCTGCGTTGGTATTGAGATCAACGCAAATCATATCCGTTCTGTACGCAGTGGATTGGTAACGGGCATCACTACACCAATTCACATTGGTGCCAGCACTCATGTGTGGGATATTAAAATTTATGATGAACGTGAAAAACTGGTTTGTGTGAGCCGGTTAACTGTAGCTATTCTCAAAAAAGTGTAA
- a CDS encoding isoamylase early set domain-containing protein has product MVQKTYFKTKDYCKVKFSFKVENAETIEILGLNSDWQNAVIMSKKKDGTFSAEVNLPKESKHEFKYLVNATEWVSEPEADEQQPNAFGGSNSVIVL; this is encoded by the coding sequence ATGGTACAAAAAACTTACTTCAAGACAAAGGATTACTGCAAAGTGAAATTCTCTTTTAAAGTTGAAAATGCTGAAACCATCGAAATTCTCGGCCTCAACAGCGATTGGCAAAATGCTGTGATCATGAGCAAAAAGAAAGACGGAACGTTTAGTGCTGAAGTGAACTTGCCAAAAGAAAGCAAGCACGAATTCAAATACTTAGTAAATGCTACAGAATGGGTTAGTGAACCCGAAGCCGATGAACAACAACCAAACGCCTTTGGCGGCAGCAACAGCGTGATTGTGCTGTAA
- the coaD gene encoding pantetheine-phosphate adenylyltransferase — translation MQRICLFPGTFDPITVGHLDIIYRSLDLFDKVYIGIGRNAAKVPMFSEDQRISWINEIFKDEPRVKAVFYEGLTVDCCKKVKAKFILRGIRYVNDFEYEKAIADMNRSLDHDIETIFLTCLPQYTSVASTLVRDVIRNGGDASPFLPDVVNKAVSNQK, via the coding sequence ATGCAACGTATCTGCTTGTTCCCCGGAACGTTTGATCCTATCACCGTCGGTCATCTCGATATTATTTATCGTTCCCTTGATTTGTTCGATAAAGTGTATATCGGTATTGGCCGTAATGCAGCAAAAGTGCCCATGTTCAGTGAAGATCAGCGGATCAGCTGGATCAATGAAATTTTCAAAGACGAACCAAGGGTGAAAGCAGTTTTTTATGAAGGTCTTACGGTTGATTGCTGTAAAAAAGTAAAGGCAAAATTTATTCTTCGTGGTATCCGTTATGTAAATGATTTTGAATACGAGAAAGCAATCGCTGATATGAACCGCAGTCTCGATCATGATATTGAAACGATCTTTCTTACATGTCTGCCACAATATACTTCAGTGGCCTCTACACTCGTACGTGATGTAATACGTAATGGGGGAGATGCATCGCCATTTTTACCGGATGTGGTTAATAAAGCTGTCTCTAATCAAAAATAG
- a CDS encoding formimidoylglutamase: MQSFRFYNKEDVLTLTKIRRFETKLGERVQLPNNREQFEKVLQESTAKFALFGIPEDIGVKANEGVGGADTAWFPFLTAFLNIQSNDFLQGDEILLLGHFDFSYVESVIEENAHGHEEKLDAYRHAVNSIDEEVESLAKLITTYGKIPIVIGGGHNNAYPLIKGTAKGLHKAGKVQLAQINCINLDAHTDYRPVEGRHSGNAFRYAEEDGYLQKYCVIGVHENYIPQNVWIDIVNNPFFDLITYEDIFIHEKRNFIQAVAHATGFTEDTYTGLELDLDSIEHTLSSAFTPSGIGKLHARQYINFAATDAKAAYLHICEGASFLSDGRKSEGTGKLISYLVSDFVKAGLAP, encoded by the coding sequence ATGCAGTCATTTCGTTTTTACAACAAAGAAGATGTACTCACATTAACCAAGATCCGTCGTTTTGAAACCAAACTGGGAGAACGGGTGCAATTGCCAAACAACAGGGAACAGTTCGAAAAAGTTTTGCAGGAATCAACAGCAAAGTTTGCGTTGTTTGGTATACCGGAAGATATTGGTGTAAAAGCAAATGAAGGAGTGGGCGGGGCCGATACTGCATGGTTTCCTTTTCTCACAGCTTTTCTCAACATTCAAAGCAATGATTTTTTGCAGGGCGATGAAATACTGTTGCTCGGTCATTTTGATTTTTCTTATGTTGAATCAGTGATCGAAGAGAATGCGCATGGCCATGAAGAAAAGCTGGATGCCTATCGTCATGCAGTGAATTCAATAGATGAAGAGGTTGAATCGCTTGCAAAGTTGATCACTACTTATGGAAAGATCCCGATTGTAATTGGTGGTGGACATAACAATGCATATCCGCTTATTAAAGGCACAGCAAAAGGATTACATAAAGCTGGCAAGGTTCAGCTGGCACAGATCAATTGTATTAACCTTGATGCGCATACCGATTATCGCCCGGTTGAAGGCAGGCACAGTGGCAATGCATTTCGTTATGCAGAAGAAGATGGTTACCTGCAGAAGTATTGTGTAATTGGCGTTCATGAAAATTATATTCCGCAAAATGTATGGATCGATATTGTAAACAATCCTTTCTTCGATTTGATTACTTACGAAGATATTTTCATCCATGAAAAAAGGAATTTCATACAGGCAGTAGCACATGCTACCGGCTTTACTGAAGATACCTATACAGGTTTGGAACTTGATCTTGATTCTATTGAGCATACACTCAGCAGTGCATTTACACCGAGTGGTATCGGTAAGCTGCATGCAAGACAATACATCAATTTTGCAGCCACTGATGCAAAAGCTGCTTACCTCCACATTTGCGAAGGGGCCAGCTTTTTAAGTGATGGACGTAAAAGTGAAGGCACAGGTAAACTTATCAGTTACCTGGTAAGCGATTTTGTAAAAGCAGGTCTTGCTCCCTAA
- a CDS encoding fasciclin domain-containing protein, producing the protein MKKIFLAFTSTAFLMIASIVTVKAQVDSTPVVAPPVAPPPAVATSDIVGVATGSVEHTTLVEAINTANVLKVFQLNGPFTVFAPTNAAFDKIPEADRKKLMKNKSELAKTLKYHMVGGTWNSTTLMNAIKFGNGVVELPTLSGGKLKATVEDGKVKLTDEMGNSMFVTNADILATNGIVHIVDGVMHPMQPVTAAKQ; encoded by the coding sequence ATGAAAAAGATTTTTCTCGCATTTACCTCAACAGCGTTCTTAATGATCGCATCTATTGTAACCGTTAAAGCGCAAGTTGATTCAACTCCTGTTGTTGCACCGCCGGTTGCTCCTCCGCCAGCAGTGGCTACATCTGACATTGTTGGTGTTGCTACAGGTTCTGTAGAGCATACAACTCTCGTTGAAGCAATCAATACGGCCAACGTACTGAAAGTATTTCAACTGAATGGTCCTTTCACAGTGTTTGCACCAACAAACGCAGCATTTGACAAAATCCCTGAAGCAGATCGCAAGAAACTGATGAAGAATAAATCAGAGCTGGCAAAAACATTGAAATATCATATGGTAGGTGGTACCTGGAATTCAACTACACTGATGAATGCAATTAAGTTTGGTAATGGAGTTGTTGAACTTCCAACATTAAGTGGTGGTAAATTAAAAGCAACAGTAGAAGATGGTAAAGTGAAATTAACAGATGAAATGGGCAACTCTATGTTTGTAACGAATGCAGATATTCTGGCTACAAACGGCATTGTTCATATTGTTGATGGTGTTATGCACCCAATGCAGCCTGTTACAGCAGCGAAACAGTAA
- a CDS encoding YdeI/OmpD-associated family protein, translating to MKQFTAVVQKYKTMGEKTGWTFIEIPDGIPEQLKPGHKKEFKVKGKLDDYTFKQMPLYPVGGGKFIMALNADVRKAIGKRQGATVHVKISADNSAFQFNHDLMECLNDEPAALQHFKSLTGSHQRYFSKWIDSAKTEPTKAKRIAMAVTALARKMGYPEMIREETAKNKLLR from the coding sequence ATGAAACAGTTCACTGCTGTTGTACAGAAATATAAAACAATGGGTGAAAAAACCGGATGGACTTTTATTGAAATTCCTGACGGCATACCTGAACAATTAAAGCCCGGTCACAAAAAAGAGTTTAAAGTAAAAGGCAAACTGGATGACTATACTTTTAAGCAGATGCCACTTTACCCTGTAGGTGGCGGCAAGTTTATTATGGCCCTGAATGCCGATGTGCGAAAAGCCATTGGCAAACGACAAGGTGCAACTGTTCATGTGAAAATTTCCGCCGATAACAGTGCCTTTCAATTCAATCATGATCTTATGGAATGCCTGAATGACGAGCCGGCTGCATTGCAGCACTTCAAGAGTCTCACCGGATCACACCAGCGTTATTTCAGCAAATGGATCGATAGCGCCAAAACCGAACCTACAAAAGCCAAACGAATTGCCATGGCAGTAACTGCATTGGCCAGAAAAATGGGCTATCCCGAAATGATACGGGAAGAAACAGCCAAAAACAAATTACTACGTTGA
- the hutI gene encoding imidazolonepropionase — translation MTLLVTNIKQLVGVHEENVLLRGKALATLPVIEDAYLLINDGLIAAYGEMKNLGAWADTVEHRMDASGQWVLPTWCDSHTHLVFAASREDEFVDKLKGMSYEAIAAKGGGILNSANKLAKLSELELLRLAWGRLEELITLGTGAIEIKSGYGLSVEAELKMLRVIQQLKETSPIPVKSTFLGAHTYPLENRDNHQGYIDLIVNEMLPVIADEGLADFVDVFCENGFFSVDEMEQICKAAMKYGLPPKLHINQLNSIGGLQKAIELNAISVDHLETMTDEDVEALANSNTIGTLLPTAAFFLRMPFQPARQMIDAGAAIALASDYNPGSSPSGNMNLVVAMSCIGMKMLPEEAINAATINGAFAMDLQHEVGSITVGKKANLIFTRSIPSIAYLPYAFGSNLIDKVMIGGEFFA, via the coding sequence ATGACTCTGCTTGTGACAAATATTAAACAGTTGGTGGGTGTGCATGAGGAGAATGTATTGTTGCGTGGAAAAGCGTTGGCCACATTACCTGTTATTGAAGATGCGTATTTGCTGATTAATGATGGATTGATTGCTGCTTACGGAGAAATGAAAAATCTTGGAGCGTGGGCTGATACTGTGGAACATCGTATGGATGCAAGCGGACAATGGGTTTTGCCAACATGGTGCGATAGTCATACGCATTTGGTGTTTGCGGCAAGCAGGGAAGATGAATTTGTTGACAAGCTGAAAGGAATGAGTTACGAAGCTATTGCTGCAAAAGGCGGAGGCATCTTAAACTCTGCCAATAAACTGGCGAAACTTTCAGAGCTTGAATTACTTCGTCTTGCTTGGGGACGATTAGAAGAGTTGATCACACTTGGCACCGGTGCCATTGAAATAAAAAGCGGTTACGGGTTGTCGGTAGAAGCGGAGTTAAAGATGCTGCGTGTTATTCAGCAGTTGAAAGAAACATCACCCATACCTGTAAAGTCAACTTTTCTTGGCGCTCATACTTATCCGTTAGAAAACAGGGATAATCACCAAGGCTATATTGATCTTATCGTCAATGAAATGCTGCCGGTGATAGCAGACGAAGGACTTGCTGATTTTGTAGATGTGTTTTGTGAGAATGGTTTTTTCTCGGTTGATGAAATGGAACAGATCTGCAAAGCTGCTATGAAATACGGATTGCCTCCCAAACTGCATATCAATCAACTCAACAGTATTGGTGGTTTACAAAAGGCAATTGAGCTGAATGCTATTTCCGTTGATCATTTGGAAACCATGACCGATGAAGATGTTGAGGCACTTGCCAATTCTAATACGATTGGTACATTATTACCAACCGCTGCTTTTTTCCTGCGTATGCCCTTTCAGCCTGCCAGGCAAATGATTGATGCAGGAGCTGCTATTGCATTGGCCAGCGATTATAATCCGGGTTCATCGCCCAGTGGCAATATGAATCTTGTGGTGGCCATGAGTTGTATTGGTATGAAGATGTTACCGGAAGAGGCCATTAATGCAGCCACCATCAATGGAGCATTTGCAATGGATCTGCAACATGAAGTGGGAAGTATTACCGTGGGTAAAAAAGCCAACCTGATTTTTACAAGATCAATCCCTTCCATTGCTTATTTGCCTTATGCGTTTGGCAGTAATCTTATTGACAAAGTGATGATCGGGGGAGAATTTTTCGCCTGA
- a CDS encoding patatin-like phospholipase family protein, with product MSNRSISKVRILSIDGGGIRGIIPGTIVEYLEARIRAVTGNKNAKIGEYFDMIAGTSTGGILTSIYLMPDDKDPGRAKFSATDAVQLYMQHGNKIFNKNFWQQFKNFSFWNESFPADNLEHLLQDYLGDTTLSQMIKPCVITAYNFYERRAAFFNSANSRRIGGEVRDFKIRNVARATSAAPTYFEPAMIYSLSEAPQYLIDGGVFVNNPALCAYSEARGLNFNEERVLTGKFQLPKPNKPGAKDMLLISIGTGSSKRKYEFEQLRNAGLIKWLPVLIDIMMSGNSETVHYHLTRMWDTLDEADKDDYYRIEPDLKTASPEMDNVSKRNLKLLKEAGESYVFENTETLNEIVDKMLLYN from the coding sequence ATGAGCAACCGCAGTATTTCTAAGGTACGAATCCTGAGTATCGACGGTGGTGGTATCAGGGGAATTATTCCCGGCACCATCGTTGAATATCTTGAAGCACGCATACGTGCTGTTACGGGAAATAAAAATGCAAAGATCGGCGAGTATTTCGACATGATCGCAGGCACAAGCACAGGCGGTATCCTTACAAGCATTTACCTGATGCCCGATGATAAAGATCCGGGCAGAGCAAAATTTTCTGCTACCGATGCTGTGCAGTTGTATATGCAGCATGGAAATAAAATTTTTAATAAAAACTTCTGGCAACAGTTTAAGAATTTCAGTTTCTGGAATGAAAGTTTTCCTGCTGACAATCTCGAACACCTGTTACAGGATTATCTGGGTGATACTACATTGAGCCAGATGATCAAACCTTGTGTGATCACCGCTTATAATTTCTATGAACGAAGAGCAGCTTTCTTTAACAGTGCTAACTCAAGACGTATTGGTGGTGAAGTACGTGATTTTAAAATCAGAAATGTAGCAAGAGCAACAAGTGCAGCACCTACATATTTTGAACCGGCTATGATCTATAGTTTAAGTGAAGCACCACAATATTTAATTGATGGCGGCGTGTTTGTAAACAATCCGGCATTGTGTGCATACAGTGAAGCAAGAGGTTTGAATTTCAATGAAGAACGTGTACTTACAGGAAAATTTCAATTACCGAAACCAAATAAACCGGGAGCAAAAGATATGTTGCTGATCAGTATTGGCACAGGCAGCAGTAAACGTAAGTATGAATTTGAACAATTGCGTAATGCGGGTTTGATCAAATGGTTGCCGGTGTTGATCGACATCATGATGAGCGGCAATAGTGAAACAGTGCATTATCATCTCACACGCATGTGGGATACATTGGATGAAGCAGACAAAGACGATTACTATCGCATTGAACCTGATTTAAAAACTGCATCACCTGAAATGGATAATGTATCGAAAAGGAATCTGAAGCTCTTGAAAGAAGCCGGCGAGAGTTATGTATTTGAAAACACAGAAACGCTGAATGAGATCGTAGATAAAATGTTGTTGTATAACTGA
- a CDS encoding YkgJ family cysteine cluster protein, with the protein MTIHTSLPLLAEVAAEKQEENLRFVNFLKERNSEEVDEEVQRLNQLIEPKIDCTSCGNCCKSLMVNITAEEADRAAARLQITREVFDERYVEKGSHELMIMNKMPCHFLANNACTIYEDRFAGCREFPALHLPQFTQRLFSVMMHYERCPIIFNVMEELKTTTGFQQKAS; encoded by the coding sequence TTGACCATTCACACATCACTCCCCTTACTAGCAGAAGTTGCGGCTGAAAAGCAGGAAGAAAATCTCCGGTTTGTAAATTTCTTAAAAGAACGCAACAGCGAAGAAGTTGATGAAGAAGTGCAACGCCTCAACCAACTGATAGAACCAAAGATCGATTGCACAAGCTGTGGCAACTGCTGCAAAAGTTTAATGGTGAATATTACAGCCGAAGAAGCCGACAGAGCTGCAGCACGTTTGCAAATTACACGTGAAGTGTTTGATGAACGATATGTTGAGAAAGGAAGTCATGAACTGATGATCATGAATAAAATGCCCTGCCATTTTCTTGCGAACAATGCCTGTACTATTTATGAAGACAGGTTTGCAGGATGCAGAGAGTTCCCCGCTTTACACCTGCCCCAATTTACGCAACGGCTATTTTCTGTAATGATGCATTACGAACGGTGCCCCATTATTTTCAACGTAATGGAAGAATTAAAAACCACAACCGGTTTTCAGCAAAAAGCTTCCTGA
- a CDS encoding calcium-translocating P-type ATPase, PMCA-type encodes MNWHHLPADEVIELTGSSTNGLDSDSAALKLAEYGPNELQEKKKKPAWVLFLQQFKDFMILVLIAAAVIAGIAGDVTDTIIIMVIVVLNAVVGFIQEYRAEKAMEALKKIAALQAQVMRNGKPLNLASSELVPGDLVLLEAGNVVPADLRFIETFSLKIDESALTGESVPAEKTEKRMEEVDLSIGDRLNMGFKSTLVTNGRAKGIVIATGMQTEIGLIARMLQQDEVATPLQKRMADFGRKLSYIILFICLLLFVIGLLRGEKPLNMLLISISLAVAAIPEALPALITIALARGAKRLVKKNALIRKLPAVETLGSVTYICSDKTGTLTQNKMKVVQVKADEANQLMIEEMSLLDVAMALNHDVKEADNKALIGDPTELALVEYFNEQHPEKPFTSIQTTLPRIAELPFDSDRKCMTTVHKYKEQFLVISKGAVESVTSALKQDHDSAAILKQADEWASDGIRVIAFGYKCIDALPEPFTYESVETDLIFAGLTGMIDPPREEAKLAIEECKAAGIRVVMITGDHPATASAIAKQIGILTKNDLVMTGKELKAIAPEDFDAQVEKIRVYARVSPEQKLHIVKALQQKNHFVSMTGDGVNDAPSLKSSNIGVAMGINGTDVSKEAAHMILLDDNFATIVKAVKEGRRIYDNIRKFVKYIMTCNGAEIWTLFLAPLIGLPIPLLPIHILWINLVTDGLPGLALASEKEERDIMSRPPRSTKESLFADGIGYHIVWVGLLMAGVTLGIQAWSINHSGAHWQTMVFTVLSLTQLGHVLAIRSDRQYLFSQGVFSNMELLGAVLLTFILQLGVIYLPFANEIFKTQPLTLQELIICIAASAIVFHAVEFEKFIKKKLSSRKKQ; translated from the coding sequence ATGAACTGGCATCACCTTCCGGCAGATGAAGTGATTGAACTTACAGGCTCATCAACCAATGGCCTCGATTCAGATAGTGCAGCATTGAAGTTGGCTGAGTATGGTCCCAACGAATTACAGGAAAAGAAAAAGAAACCAGCCTGGGTTTTATTTCTGCAGCAGTTCAAAGATTTTATGATTTTGGTATTGATAGCGGCTGCTGTTATTGCGGGCATTGCCGGCGATGTTACTGATACCATTATCATTATGGTGATCGTTGTACTCAATGCTGTTGTTGGCTTCATCCAGGAATACCGTGCAGAGAAGGCAATGGAAGCATTGAAAAAGATTGCTGCCCTGCAGGCACAGGTAATGCGCAACGGCAAACCGCTTAACCTTGCTTCATCAGAACTGGTACCCGGAGATCTTGTGTTGCTTGAAGCAGGCAATGTTGTACCTGCAGATTTACGGTTTATTGAAACCTTCAGTTTAAAAATAGATGAGTCGGCTTTAACAGGTGAATCAGTTCCTGCAGAAAAAACGGAAAAGAGAATGGAGGAAGTAGATCTTTCTATTGGTGATCGGTTGAACATGGGTTTTAAAAGTACATTGGTCACCAATGGACGTGCAAAAGGAATTGTGATTGCCACGGGCATGCAAACAGAGATCGGTTTAATTGCACGCATGTTACAGCAAGATGAAGTGGCTACACCTTTGCAAAAACGTATGGCTGATTTTGGGCGCAAACTTTCTTACATCATATTGTTTATCTGTTTGCTGCTATTTGTAATTGGTTTATTGCGTGGTGAAAAGCCATTGAACATGTTGCTCATTTCTATTTCATTGGCGGTTGCGGCTATTCCCGAAGCATTACCTGCGCTTATTACTATTGCGCTGGCAAGGGGAGCAAAGCGATTAGTGAAGAAGAATGCACTCATCCGTAAACTTCCTGCCGTTGAAACACTTGGTTCTGTAACGTATATCTGTTCAGATAAAACAGGAACGCTTACGCAGAATAAAATGAAAGTGGTGCAAGTGAAAGCAGATGAAGCTAACCAGTTGATGATTGAAGAGATGTCGTTGCTTGATGTGGCTATGGCATTGAATCATGATGTGAAGGAAGCTGATAACAAAGCATTGATTGGCGACCCAACAGAACTTGCATTAGTTGAATATTTTAATGAGCAACACCCGGAGAAGCCATTCACTTCAATACAAACTACATTGCCCCGTATAGCAGAACTTCCGTTTGATTCAGACAGGAAGTGTATGACAACGGTGCATAAGTATAAAGAACAATTCCTGGTGATTTCAAAAGGTGCTGTTGAATCGGTAACATCTGCATTAAAACAAGATCATGATAGTGCTGCTATTTTAAAACAGGCCGACGAGTGGGCTTCTGATGGAATACGTGTGATTGCTTTTGGTTATAAATGTATTGATGCATTACCCGAACCATTCACTTATGAATCGGTTGAAACAGATTTGATATTCGCCGGACTGACAGGCATGATCGATCCGCCAAGAGAAGAAGCAAAGCTGGCGATTGAAGAATGTAAAGCTGCCGGTATTCGTGTGGTCATGATCACCGGGGATCATCCTGCAACAGCATCTGCCATTGCAAAACAGATCGGCATCTTAACAAAGAACGATCTGGTGATGACGGGCAAAGAATTGAAGGCAATTGCTCCGGAAGATTTTGATGCGCAGGTAGAAAAGATAAGAGTATATGCACGTGTATCGCCGGAACAGAAACTGCATATTGTAAAAGCGTTACAGCAAAAGAATCATTTTGTATCGATGACGGGTGATGGCGTAAACGATGCGCCTTCGCTCAAATCATCAAACATTGGTGTGGCGATGGGTATTAATGGTACCGATGTAAGCAAAGAAGCTGCACACATGATCTTACTCGATGATAATTTCGCCACGATTGTAAAAGCGGTGAAAGAGGGAAGACGGATCTATGATAATATCCGCAAGTTTGTGAAATATATCATGACTTGTAATGGTGCCGAAATATGGACGTTGTTTCTTGCTCCGTTAATAGGATTGCCTATTCCATTATTACCAATTCATATTCTCTGGATCAATTTAGTAACGGATGGTTTGCCGGGTCTTGCATTGGCAAGTGAAAAAGAAGAGCGTGATATCATGAGTCGTCCGCCTCGCAGCACAAAAGAAAGTTTATTTGCTGATGGTATCGGTTATCATATCGTATGGGTTGGGTTGTTGATGGCAGGTGTTACGTTAGGCATTCAGGCATGGAGTATTAATCACAGCGGTGCACATTGGCAAACGATGGTGTTTACAGTATTGTCATTAACACAATTAGGACATGTGTTGGCAATAAGAAGCGACCGGCAATATTTATTCAGCCAGGGTGTCTTCAGTAACATGGAATTACTTGGTGCCGTACTTCTCACGTTTATCCTGCAGCTTGGTGTTATCTATTTGCCGTTTGCAAATGAAATTTTCAAAACACAACCTTTAACGTTGCAGGAGTTGATCATTTGTATTGCAGCATCAGCCATTGTATTTCATGCCGTGGAGTTTGAAAAATTCATCAAGAAGAAATTAAGCAGCAGGAAAAAACAATAA